The Candidatus Methylomirabilota bacterium genome segment CGGCAGTCCCCGGCCACCATCGGACAGGCCGACCACGGGGAGGTCAGCTCACCCGGCGCCGGCCAATCACCCTGGGCGAAGGCGATGAGCACGGGATCGTCCTTGCCGCCGTAGGTGAAGCCTTTCTTGGTCTTGATGTTGTGCAGGCGCTCGGCGGACACCACGAAGCCGAGCTGCGACTTCTCCCCGCGATCGTCGCGCGTCCAGATCCGCGCCACCACGAAGCGGGAGGATCGGGTCAGCCCCTCGATGTCGTACAGATCCTCGGGCGCCCGGAGCGTGATCACCTTTTCCTGGAGACCCTTGCCGAGCTCCTCCATCTTCCCGTCCAGCGCCCGCTGATCCTTGGGATGTGCGCCCGCCTCGATCGCCTGGGCCTTGGTGTCGAGATCGACGATCTCGAACAGGTAGCCGCGCTTCATCTTGGAGGAGGCGATGACCAGCCCGCTGTTGAAGCGCGGCAGCATGTAGGCGCCCGTCGCGAAGTAGTTGAAGGCCATGGGCTCGGTCTTGTCGGCGAACGAGAGCACCACCGTCTGCGAGGGATTCTCCGGCCGGACCGGCAGCGGCAGCACCACGCTGGCCGGCCCCGCGCCCCGCAGGTTGCCCGTGAAGGCGTCGGCGATCAGGTCCTGGCCGGGGCCGTAGAGGCCGAGCTCGGTGGCCTTGGCGGTGCCCTCCAACAGGGCGTCCCACATGAGCTCGTCCACCACCTCCATCGGGACCTTCTCGGTCATGATCCCGGTGACCCCCACGTCGTCCCCGGTGTGTGTCACCATCAGGGAGCTGAAGATCGGGGCGCCCTGAAAGCTGTTGTTCTGGAGCACGAACCGCGCGATGACGCCCTTGACCTCGTCGGCCGCCACCACGTGGCCCCCGACCCCGCCCACGTCGGCCTTGGTGGCTTTGACGAAGCGCTGGACCAGCTCGGGCTTCTTGGCGAAGACGTACGACTTGTAGGAGAAGATGTTCGGGGTGTTGGTGACGATGATCTTCTCGGCAGTCGTCGGTGGGAACTCCTGGAGGTTTTCTCGCGATTGGTGGTACTGGCCGAGGGGGATGCCGCCGCCGCTCCCGTTGGAGCCGTACCGCTTTGCCATGAACTGGCCTCCATCCGCGTGTGGGGGTGGGAGAGCGCCTCCGTGAAAAGCCCTGGTGCTTTTACCCTAGCTTGATAGAATCGGACGTGTCAAGCTAAAAGTTGCGGATCGTGCAATTTTTTGCTCACCCCGGGAGTCAGTCATGCGCGGACGCCAGGACAACGGGCAGGACGAGGTACGGCAGATGGTGCGCTGCGTGCAGCTCTACTACCGCGCGCAGCGCCATCAGAACGAGATCGCGCGGGAACTGGGCATGTCGTCGTCCAAGGTCTCGCGCCTCCTCAAGCGCGCCTTCGCCGAGGGCGTCGTCCGGGTGGAGCTCGAATTGCCCAAGCGCCCGAAGCTGGAGGCGGCGCTGGTCGAGCGCTTCAGCCTGCGCGACGCCGTGGTGATCCCGTTCGGCGAGGCGCGGGACATCAAGGAGGACCTGGGGGCGGCGGCCGCCCGCTACTTCGAGAAGGTCGCGGCCGATCGCGTCCGCGTCGGGGTCTCCTGTGGGTACACCCTCTACTGTCTCATCCGGGGCCTCCGGGAGCGGCGATTCCGCGACCTGGAGGTCTATCCCCTCTCCGCCGAGACCACGCTCGAGCTGGTGGACCTGTTCCCCAACACGCTGGTCGGCATGATGGCCGCCAAGTACCGGCCCCACGTCCGAGCCTACGCGCTGCCGGGCCAGGTCCTGGGCTCGCTGGCCGAGATCCAGCAGGAGCGACAGCGGCTCCTCCGCCGTGGCGAGGTGCGACGGATCTACGAGGCCGCCAACAACGTGGACCTGGCGCTGGTGGGGATCGGGATGATCGGCGAGGCCACGGCCGGCTTCTGCTCACTGGCCGAGTTCTACGGGGTGAGCGTCCAGCGCCTCCGGGCGCTCGGGGTCGTGGGCGAGATCAACTATCACCCGTACGATCAGAACGGCCAGATCCTCGACCGCAAGGAGCTCCGGGCGCTGACGCGGCGCGTCCTGGCGGTGACGCCGGGGCGCCTGCGCGAGCTCTCGGCCGAGTACGGGAAGTTCGTCATCGCCGTGGCCGGCGGCCCCGACAAGCGCCAGGCGATCCTCGGCGCCATGCGGGGGCGGTTCGCCAACGTCCTCGTCACCGACGAGGACACGGCCGCCGCGCTCCTGGCGGCGCCCCGGGAGGCCGAGGCCTAGCGTCCGACCCCGCCCGGCACGACCTAGAGGGATTCCTCGAAGACCCCCATCCGGCGGAACTTCGCGTAGCGCTGCTGGACGAGCTCGTCGCCGCTGAGCTTGCGGAGCTCGGCCAGGGCGGCCCGCAGGGCCGTCCGCGTCTCCCCCGCCGCCGCCTCCCAGTTCCGGTGGGCTCCGCCCGGTGGCTCGGGGATGACGCTGTCGATCACGCCCAGCTTCAGGAGATCCGGCGCGGTGATCCGCAGAACCTCGGCCGCCTCCCGCGCCCGCCGCGCGTCTTCCCACAGGATGGCGGCGCACCCTTCCGGGGAGATGACCGAGTAGATGGCGTGCTCCAGCATGAAGACGCGGTCGGCCACGCCGAGGGCGAGGGCGCCGCCGCTGCCCCCTTCCCCGGTGACGACCGCCACGATGGGCGTCCGGAGCCCGGCCATCTCGCGCAGGTTCCGGGCGATCGCCTCGGCCTGCCCGCGCTCCTCGGCGGCGATGCCCGGATAGGCGCCCGGGGTGTCGATGAGCGTGATGACGGGCTTGGCGAACTTCTCGCCGAGCTGCATGACCCGGAGGGCTTTGCGGTAGCCCTCGGGATGAGGCATGCCGAAGTTCCGGAAGAGCTTTTCGCGGGTATCCCGGCCTTTCTGGTGGCCGATCACCACGACTGGCCGCTCCTCGAAGCGCCCGAGGCCGGCGACGATGGCGTGGTCATCCCCGTAGAGGCGGTCGCCGTGGAGCTCGACCCAGTCGTCCAGCAGGAGCTTGACGAAGTCGAGCGTGTAGGGCCGGCGCGGGTGTCGGGCCAGCTGCACCCGCTGCCAGGCCGTCAGGCGCCCGAAGACCTTGCGCTGGAGCCGCCGGAGCCGGTCCTCCAGTTCGACGGCCTCGCTCGCTGCCTCGGCGCGCTCCTCCTGGCGGAGGGCCGCGATGCGCGCTTCCAGCGCCAGGAGCGGCTTCTCGAAGTCGAGGGCCTCGGTCGCCAC includes the following:
- a CDS encoding acetyl-CoA carboxylase carboxyltransferase subunit alpha; translation: MATEALDFEKPLLALEARIAALRQEERAEAASEAVELEDRLRRLQRKVFGRLTAWQRVQLARHPRRPYTLDFVKLLLDDWVELHGDRLYGDDHAIVAGLGRFEERPVVVIGHQKGRDTREKLFRNFGMPHPEGYRKALRVMQLGEKFAKPVITLIDTPGAYPGIAAEERGQAEAIARNLREMAGLRTPIVAVVTGEGGSGGALALGVADRVFMLEHAIYSVISPEGCAAILWEDARRAREAAEVLRITAPDLLKLGVIDSVIPEPPGGAHRNWEAAAGETRTALRAALAELRKLSGDELVQQRYAKFRRMGVFEESL
- a CDS encoding sugar-binding domain-containing protein produces the protein MRGRQDNGQDEVRQMVRCVQLYYRAQRHQNEIARELGMSSSKVSRLLKRAFAEGVVRVELELPKRPKLEAALVERFSLRDAVVIPFGEARDIKEDLGAAAARYFEKVAADRVRVGVSCGYTLYCLIRGLRERRFRDLEVYPLSAETTLELVDLFPNTLVGMMAAKYRPHVRAYALPGQVLGSLAEIQQERQRLLRRGEVRRIYEAANNVDLALVGIGMIGEATAGFCSLAEFYGVSVQRLRALGVVGEINYHPYDQNGQILDRKELRALTRRVLAVTPGRLRELSAEYGKFVIAVAGGPDKRQAILGAMRGRFANVLVTDEDTAAALLAAPREAEA
- a CDS encoding fructose 1,6-bisphosphatase; this translates as MAKRYGSNGSGGGIPLGQYHQSRENLQEFPPTTAEKIIVTNTPNIFSYKSYVFAKKPELVQRFVKATKADVGGVGGHVVAADEVKGVIARFVLQNNSFQGAPIFSSLMVTHTGDDVGVTGIMTEKVPMEVVDELMWDALLEGTAKATELGLYGPGQDLIADAFTGNLRGAGPASVVLPLPVRPENPSQTVVLSFADKTEPMAFNYFATGAYMLPRFNSGLVIASSKMKRGYLFEIVDLDTKAQAIEAGAHPKDQRALDGKMEELGKGLQEKVITLRAPEDLYDIEGLTRSSRFVVARIWTRDDRGEKSQLGFVVSAERLHNIKTKKGFTYGGKDDPVLIAFAQGDWPAPGELTSPWSACPMVAGDCRGSHNLHILPVPINWQTSYWSGPILSCVTLSVNLNTGRIGALSDQFALGTPWDWVRQRASELAVQFRNAHGIKQPATLHEDELEYQEGWKERRARLEARFELKPPLVWNGGNGKKPPRTAKSPSRA